The Bernardetia sp. MNP-M8 genome includes a region encoding these proteins:
- a CDS encoding PKD domain-containing protein: MNKKKTLTVFSNFDLRVVVAFCLLFVIGILFFLLKLDDYVDCDDAKFFIIAERFAVGEVIQFDVEVENAKDWEWDFGDNSPKEHRKQTLHKYTSPGVFTVSLTINGSCKLERQIEIKSLGEILNQARVPEIVTPKNIQVGTPVQFKYKYKGEVFAWEWGFGESGRVDDTSGRPVYTFSSPGKKTVWLMLNGDAKHIAKHVIYVKPRDIVDEITDEEVIEGYIYEKDPVKFELPPGDPKKDPLEEFLDRVPLNPPLKKTEEQIKEKDKMALAPSISEEQFELLLLQVANQSKTKEDFSSFVCEDFEIPVVKNGEKIISFAEFCKSIQGKEIRIDILRLTRDNLNCIDGFTIEYKVKKFLRWGKDND; this comes from the coding sequence ATGAATAAAAAAAAAACATTAACAGTTTTCTCAAATTTTGACCTTCGTGTAGTAGTTGCATTTTGTTTATTATTTGTAATAGGGATTTTATTCTTTTTACTTAAATTAGATGATTATGTAGATTGTGATGATGCTAAATTTTTCATCATTGCAGAAAGGTTTGCAGTTGGTGAAGTCATTCAATTTGATGTAGAAGTAGAAAATGCTAAAGACTGGGAATGGGATTTTGGAGATAATTCTCCTAAAGAACATAGAAAGCAAACATTACATAAATATACTAGTCCAGGAGTATTTACAGTAAGCCTCACTATTAATGGCTCTTGTAAATTAGAAAGACAAATAGAAATTAAAAGTCTAGGTGAAATACTCAACCAAGCTAGAGTACCTGAAATTGTTACTCCCAAAAATATACAGGTAGGAACTCCTGTTCAATTCAAATACAAGTACAAAGGAGAAGTATTTGCTTGGGAATGGGGTTTTGGTGAGTCTGGTAGAGTAGATGACACAAGTGGAAGACCTGTATATACATTTTCATCTCCTGGTAAAAAAACGGTTTGGCTTATGCTCAATGGAGACGCAAAACATATTGCTAAGCATGTAATCTATGTCAAACCAAGAGATATAGTTGATGAAATTACAGATGAGGAAGTTATTGAAGGTTACATATATGAAAAAGACCCAGTAAAATTTGAATTACCTCCAGGTGATCCTAAAAAAGATCCTTTAGAAGAATTTTTAGATAGAGTTCCTCTTAATCCTCCATTGAAAAAAACGGAAGAACAAATAAAAGAAAAAGATAAAATGGCTTTAGCTCCTTCTATTTCTGAAGAACAGTTTGAGCTTCTATTACTTCAAGTAGCAAATCAGAGCAAAACAAAAGAAGACTTTTCTTCATTTGTCTGTGAAGATTTTGAAATCCCTGTTGTAAAAAATGGAGAAAAGATTATCTCCTTTGCAGAGTTCTGTAAATCTATACAAGGAAAAGAAATCAGAATTGATATTCTTCGCCTAACAAGAGACAATCTAAATTGTATTGACGGATTTACGATAGAATATAAAGTCAAAAAATTCTTACGTTGGGGAAAAGATAATGACTAA